The Gemmatimonadota bacterium sequence TGGGTAACCTCACCAATCTCAAGCACCTGGCTCTTAACAACAATGCGTTGAGTGGTTCGATTCCAATAGAATTGAGCAACCTGTCCAGCCTTGAGGAAATGAATCTTCACGATAACGAGTTGACTGGCTCAATTCCAGCAGAATTGGGAAACTTGTCCAGTCTTAACGCACTGAATATTTGGAATAATCAGTTAAGCGGTAGTATTCCAGAGGAATTAGGGAACCTATCTAACCTTGAGCGCCTGGAGCTTTGGGACAATCAGTTGAGTGGGGAGATCCCCTCAGAATTGGGTAACCTGTCCAACCTCACCGTCCTGATTCTTGGCGTTGGCGACAATGCGTTGACTGGAGAGATCCCACCCGAATTGGGCAACTTGTCCAACCTTGAGGTACTGAAACTTGACGGCAATGCGTTGAGCGGTGAGCTCCCATCCGAATTGGGCAACCTGACCAACCTTAAGGAACTGAATCTTTGGGGCAATCCGTTGACTGGTGCACTTCCCCAAAGCCTGACAATGCTGACAATGCTGGAGAACTTTCACTTTGGAGGTGGAGGATTATGTGCGCCGTCTGATGCAGCCTTTCAGACATGGCTTCAGGGTATTGAAGATGTCAACGGCCCGACTTGCCCCCCACCAGGCCAGCGCGAGGCATTGGTGGCGCTATACAATGCAACAGATGGAGACAATTGGACGAATAATGACAATTGGCTCACTGACAACGACATTTCCTCATGGCATGGCGTCGAGGTCTCTGACGGTTCGGTGACAGGATTGCACCTGGGGGGGAATAATCTGACAGGAGAGATCCCAACTGAATTGGACAACC is a genomic window containing:
- a CDS encoding leucine-rich repeat domain-containing protein, which encodes GNLTNLKHLALNNNALSGSIPIELSNLSSLEEMNLHDNELTGSIPAELGNLSSLNALNIWNNQLSGSIPEELGNLSNLERLELWDNQLSGEIPSELGNLSNLTVLILGVGDNALTGEIPPELGNLSNLEVLKLDGNALSGELPSELGNLTNLKELNLWGNPLTGALPQSLTMLTMLENFHFGGGGLCAPSDAAFQTWLQGIEDVNGPTCPPPGQREALVALYNATDGDNWTNNDNWLTDNDISSWHGVEVSDGSVTGLHLGGNNLTGEIPTELDNLTNVTFLNFGGNQLSGAIPTELGNLSNLTYLWLNGNQLTGQIPSELGNLTNLTDLWLNGNQLSGEIPIELGNLTNLTGLILWGNQLTGGIPVELGNLTNLEYLDLVANQLSGEIPSKLGNLTNLIFLGLRGNQLSGSIPTELGNLTNLEVLKLDDNALSGELPSELGNLTNLKELNLWGNPLTGALPQSLTMLTMLENFHFGGGGLCAPSDAAFQTWLQGIKDVNGPTCSQ